Sequence from the Mauremys mutica isolate MM-2020 ecotype Southern chromosome 2, ASM2049712v1, whole genome shotgun sequence genome:
TCTACAAGAAGTGTATCAATATGAAaaaataccacacacacacagagagatagCTTTCTGCATTTTATTAAATTGTTAGTACAAGTAAAGGACCTCAATACATGTAAACACAATTTAGAACTAAAGCCCAATTAGCCCATCTTGTGGGTTAATGGGGAGAATAAAGggtaaacaataaaaataattataagaTGACTGTTCCAAATGGTAACCAAAGGCTTGAATGAAAATGGCAGGGTTATGTGTAGTTGCAAActctgtaacttttttttaattgtgttccctccctccctctttcctcttccccccaccttccATTTTTCTGCCATGTTAGAACTAATGGATACATTTTCCATATAGAACATGTCATGGTATCTGATCACCATGTACAAAATAGCCATAATATCATTACTGAGTTTGCAACCCAAAAAAGTAAAAAGATCATTTTTAACTTTGGTTTCCCAGAAATGTCAAGGGTTAACAAAGCATCAACAatatgaaagatttttttaaatcacaggatCTAAATTGCTAAAATGACGCATATGAAATGTAATGTTTCCAAACAGGATTTAAAAATCTTATCAAAGAAACTGATGGATCAGCCTCTGCATCATCATTTATTCTAATTGCCCAGAATAATGTTCATATCTAGAATTAGCCTGAGCACCACTGCCTGTAAAAGTTACAGAATCAAACACAAGCATATTAAGTCCTTGCTACAGGCactggctaattttttttttaaatcaaaactttttattaacaatttaataCAGTTTTAGTATACTATCATTtaccaagttttttttaaaaaaaaaaaatggtttctagTAATTCTGAGGCATAAAGTgcctattttctctctctcttgattTATATCATTGTTCTGTTTTTACAGCTTACTGTTGACAGAGTTAGGTAATTCAACTACAATTTTTCCAATGTTTTTTCCCATGTACATATAATCTACAGCACGGAATACAGACTCCAAGCCAGTGAACTTGCCCTCTGGAGACATGTCTCCAAGGTCCACCTCACAAACCAGTTCTCCACTTTCATACATTGTGAGTAAGTGCTCCATAGCCATTTTATATTCAGAAAGGTAATGGTTCAGGAAGAAACCCTGGATGCTGGCAGATTTCTTCAGCAGTTTTGCTGGCAACATTTCTGCTTTAACAGGCTGAAGGCCAGTAGGATTTTGATAGCCAGAGATAAACCCAATAACTATCAGGCGCCCTTTGGTAGCCAAGGAGTTGACAGCCAAGTCAAACATCTTTCCACCAACAGATTCATACACTACATCCATACCTTCTGGGTAGTCCCTTTTAATAACAGCACCAACATTTTCAGTTTTGTAGTTGATGGGATGATCACAGCCAATGGATTTCAGAAAACCAGCCTTTTCATCACTGGAGCAAGTTCCAATTACATGGCACTTTGCCTTCTTTGAAAGCTGCACAGCAAACTGGCCTGTTCCTCCGGATGCTGCAGTCACTAAAACCTTCTTGCCTTCAGACAACTGTCCAAGCTCCTTCAGACTGATGTATGCTGTAGTGCCACTTACCATTAGAGTAAGAAACTCAGGTTTCACAGAGGGTAGAAGAACTGCTTGTTTGGCAGGCACAACTGTATATTCAGCAAAAGAACCAGGTGTCATATAGGCCACAGCTTGGCCTACTGTGTATCTGGCACTAGCACTCAGGCCTAAGGCTACCACATCACCAATACCTTCAAAACCTACATCAAACGGGGGTTTAACTGAAGTGTCATACCGGCCAGCTGAGTAGTTTATGTCAGATGCATTAATGCCGATAAATctagaagaaaacaaaactttgttAACATGCTtgctttgtcaagtgctttgCCATGTGAAAAAGCATCCACTTACATGTTCTGGGTAAGATATAACAATGCATATTCAAATATACCAGTAATTAGAAAAAATGTTCACCtcatactattaaaaaaaaaagtctgtataCATAGCATAGCAG
This genomic interval carries:
- the ZADH2 gene encoding prostaglandin reductase 3: MSFNTKSSALLRCWGSRFWRRRRLCPLEGPFWSCFGGAQPRPIVDMSYSRHFLDFQGSSIPSSMKKLVVTKLSSNFREAVALRQDAPVPLPGDGDLLVRNRFIGINASDINYSAGRYDTSVKPPFDVGFEGIGDVVALGLSASARYTVGQAVAYMTPGSFAEYTVVPAKQAVLLPSVKPEFLTLMVSGTTAYISLKELGQLSEGKKVLVTAASGGTGQFAVQLSKKAKCHVIGTCSSDEKAGFLKSIGCDHPINYKTENVGAVIKRDYPEGMDVVYESVGGKMFDLAVNSLATKGRLIVIGFISGYQNPTGLQPVKAEMLPAKLLKKSASIQGFFLNHYLSEYKMAMEHLLTMYESGELVCEVDLGDMSPEGKFTGLESVFRAVDYMYMGKNIGKIVVELPNSVNSKL